In Oligoflexia bacterium, the following are encoded in one genomic region:
- a CDS encoding AgmX/PglI C-terminal domain-containing protein translates to MTDIKQPLLIRIFKNGKLVEVKQFTNQQVVIGREGDINLAINDASISPIHAMLEERESGKYHLCDLGSQSGTFINGQRIVDTYIESGSEFQIGDFTLEFHVGVPKPKKTSSASSPAYEANKSQPIFTKPSELPKELPKHQPTRPAPRPAASPGMATIGSTTVRQPPKGTFAPPSNARINETTKSSSGNVVEVVLAWKDRVIDTYHFDKKQIVQIGSHPKNNIVLPIFGSVRLSHPILKIEGSATVILTADMTGEVSKDNSTKTFDELRRGGSMASAGTGYTYTLQQGEVIKISFGEGVQLIIRYVGSAPLSRIAPLIDISVNQLTGLVVGLMGMALFIFYAFIYAPALPEKEEEETIPPRKAQFFYKRPVSDLSEITEPSAKTAQEAIKDKEVATERGEEGASQDAKPNKSQSTKKIPTTDKAGKSKGIQKIQAGKSADTGAKSAAKDVSKTGVLSVFGTKGVQDQLSKAFQGSGNVAGLSKSATGEGAEAAGAGITPGAGLRETGAGGQGTATVGISGVNTKGRGGGVSGYGTGNLGAKKNATVLPGGDEATFSPGIDKEAIRRVVKANLKQIQACYEKGLNKEPSLYGKITIRWSIGPGGNVLEAGIKATTMNSSEVENCAVARLRTWKFPEPPANQIADVSYPFVFQAQE, encoded by the coding sequence ATGACAGACATCAAGCAACCACTTCTTATTCGCATTTTCAAAAATGGCAAACTCGTTGAAGTGAAGCAATTCACAAATCAACAAGTTGTAATTGGGCGAGAAGGTGATATTAATCTCGCAATCAATGATGCCAGTATTTCACCCATTCACGCCATGCTCGAAGAGCGTGAATCCGGCAAATACCATCTCTGTGATCTCGGAAGTCAATCCGGAACCTTCATTAACGGCCAACGTATCGTCGATACATATATTGAAAGTGGTTCTGAATTTCAAATTGGTGATTTCACTTTAGAGTTTCATGTTGGTGTACCTAAACCTAAAAAAACTTCTTCAGCTTCGTCGCCTGCCTACGAGGCAAATAAATCACAACCTATCTTTACAAAGCCAAGTGAACTTCCCAAAGAACTACCAAAACATCAGCCAACAAGACCAGCTCCACGGCCAGCTGCAAGCCCTGGCATGGCAACTATTGGTTCAACAACTGTGCGCCAACCTCCTAAGGGAACATTCGCTCCACCGTCAAATGCGCGCATTAATGAAACAACCAAATCTAGTAGTGGTAATGTTGTCGAAGTTGTTCTTGCATGGAAAGACCGTGTCATCGACACCTATCATTTTGATAAAAAACAAATTGTTCAAATTGGATCACATCCAAAAAATAATATCGTTCTTCCCATTTTTGGCTCAGTAAGACTTTCTCATCCCATATTAAAAATTGAGGGAAGTGCTACGGTAATTCTTACTGCCGATATGACCGGTGAGGTCTCTAAAGATAATTCAACAAAAACATTTGATGAGTTACGCCGCGGTGGCTCTATGGCAAGTGCCGGAACTGGTTACACATACACGCTTCAACAAGGTGAGGTGATCAAAATCAGTTTTGGCGAAGGTGTGCAACTTATTATTCGTTATGTTGGTAGTGCGCCCCTTTCTAGAATTGCTCCGCTTATAGATATCAGTGTGAATCAGCTCACGGGCCTCGTTGTTGGGCTCATGGGCATGGCACTTTTTATTTTTTACGCATTCATTTACGCACCAGCACTTCCAGAAAAAGAAGAGGAAGAAACGATTCCTCCACGCAAAGCCCAATTTTTCTATAAGCGCCCAGTGTCTGATTTGTCTGAAATAACAGAGCCATCAGCAAAAACAGCTCAAGAAGCAATCAAAGATAAAGAAGTAGCCACAGAGCGTGGAGAAGAGGGCGCATCACAAGATGCAAAACCCAATAAGAGTCAAAGTACCAAAAAAATTCCTACCACTGACAAAGCAGGAAAAAGCAAAGGCATACAAAAAATCCAAGCCGGAAAAAGTGCTGACACGGGTGCAAAATCAGCAGCTAAAGATGTAAGTAAAACTGGTGTACTCAGCGTGTTTGGAACAAAGGGTGTGCAAGATCAATTAAGTAAAGCATTTCAAGGTTCAGGAAATGTCGCGGGTCTTAGTAAATCAGCAACTGGTGAAGGAGCTGAAGCGGCGGGAGCAGGTATTACACCCGGAGCGGGTTTAAGAGAAACCGGAGCAGGTGGGCAAGGTACAGCAACTGTCGGTATTTCAGGAGTGAATACAAAAGGCCGAGGTGGAGGCGTTTCAGGTTACGGTACTGGAAATTTAGGTGCGAAGAAAAACGCAACAGTATTACCTGGCGGTGATGAAGCAACATTCTCACCCGGCATTGATAAAGAAGCTATCAGACGAGTTGTAAAGGCAAACTTAAAACAAATTCAAGCTTGTTATGAAAAAGGTTTGAACAAGGAACCAAGTCTCTACGGAAAAATTACGATCCGTTGGTCGATTGGTCCCGGTGGCAATGTTTTAGAAGCGGGTATTAAGGCCACCACAATGAATTCATCAGAAGTAGAAAATTGCGCAGTGGCGCGTTTAAGAACTTGGAAATTTCCTGAGCCTCCAGCCAATCAGATAGCTGATGTTAGTTATCCGTTTGTTTTTCAGGCTCAAGAGTAG
- a CDS encoding biopolymer transporter ExbD has protein sequence MPIQVPGLRDRRGRYNSQGAKRNVMVELSLTSMVDIFTILVIFLLQHYSSTGEIIYIPKEVKLPKAEQIKELKPAHVVTLTDKEVVLDKTVVATLDEVKNSSEWMIPVLREKLAALLKQDEADAKKNFGTNFKQAMPGAGKPAANTALESFKKVTVQADREMDFLTIKKLMFTITEAGASEINFAVMKKEDPLAKAEGG, from the coding sequence ATGCCAATTCAAGTACCAGGACTTCGAGATCGCAGAGGAAGATATAATTCACAAGGTGCTAAGCGCAATGTCATGGTTGAGCTTAGTCTCACATCGATGGTGGATATCTTCACCATTTTAGTTATCTTTTTATTGCAGCATTACAGCAGTACAGGTGAAATTATTTATATTCCTAAAGAAGTTAAACTTCCAAAGGCTGAGCAGATCAAAGAACTAAAACCCGCACACGTTGTTACGCTTACTGATAAAGAAGTGGTTCTAGATAAAACTGTTGTGGCAACTTTAGACGAAGTTAAAAATTCATCAGAGTGGATGATTCCCGTTTTAAGAGAAAAATTAGCGGCACTTTTGAAACAAGATGAGGCTGATGCAAAGAAAAATTTTGGCACGAATTTCAAACAAGCTATGCCCGGCGCTGGAAAACCAGCTGCAAATACTGCTTTAGAGAGCTTTAAAAAAGTAACTGTTCAAGCCGATCGTGAGATGGATTTCTTAACAATCAAAAAACTCATGTTCACCATCACCGAAGCCGGCGCTTCTGAAATTAACTTTGCAGTAATGAAAAAAGAAGATCCCCTCGCCAAAGCTGAAGGCGGCTAA
- a CDS encoding MotA/TolQ/ExbB proton channel family protein translates to MQPTPTAEAGNVLIQAFQGGGWGMIPIAIVMVFVIFIVLERFMALSRLAVDKEDFNEKLFGMILRGDIRQAITFCDSRKAPLTNVLKAGLVQVLNKRPDEEVQVAMDGAALKENPALDGWTSFLALFSNVATLLGLLGTISGLITSFRAVSNADPAQKAALLSSGIAEAMNCTAFGLIVAIPALLFYGYFQKRTERIINDMNESSMNMMNLVVANRDKIKD, encoded by the coding sequence ATGCAGCCTACACCAACAGCAGAAGCAGGAAACGTACTCATACAGGCCTTCCAGGGCGGAGGTTGGGGAATGATCCCGATCGCTATCGTCATGGTGTTTGTAATATTCATTGTGCTCGAGCGCTTTATGGCGTTGAGCCGATTAGCAGTAGACAAGGAAGACTTTAATGAAAAACTTTTTGGGATGATTCTCAGAGGGGATATCAGACAAGCCATTACTTTCTGCGACTCTCGCAAAGCTCCGTTAACCAACGTGCTCAAAGCGGGTTTGGTTCAAGTACTTAACAAACGGCCCGACGAAGAAGTTCAAGTGGCAATGGATGGAGCAGCACTCAAAGAAAATCCAGCACTTGATGGATGGACGTCTTTCTTAGCTCTGTTTTCTAACGTAGCAACTTTGCTCGGTCTCCTTGGTACGATCTCAGGTTTGATCACATCATTTAGAGCTGTAAGTAACGCAGATCCAGCACAAAAAGCAGCGCTACTGTCTTCAGGTATCGCTGAAGCAATGAACTGTACAGCTTTTGGTTTGATCGTCGCAATTCCTGCACTCTTGTTTTACGGATACTTTCAAAAGCGCACAGAGCGAATCATCAATGACATGAACGAAAGCAGCATGAACATGATGAATTTGGTCGTCGCAAATCGTGACAAGATTAAAGACTAA
- a CDS encoding biopolymer transporter ExbD has protein sequence MYSDGPRKGNKRQTNMELNLVPFIDLMSTAICFLLISAVWTQVSMIQIGSSIYAKKNDTGQVEQPPREQVQLKIDVTESGYIVSVGKQSLRIPKVGVDWDQAALVTQLKSIKGKYPDKTDGIISLLDDIKYNELIRGMDAFMIAGFPEIAISTQGVK, from the coding sequence ATGTACTCAGATGGACCACGAAAAGGTAATAAACGTCAAACGAACATGGAGTTAAACCTTGTTCCGTTCATAGATCTTATGAGCACGGCTATTTGCTTTTTGCTGATCTCCGCAGTTTGGACTCAAGTAAGTATGATCCAAATCGGAAGTTCAATCTACGCCAAGAAAAATGACACTGGCCAAGTCGAGCAACCCCCTCGAGAGCAAGTGCAACTCAAAATCGATGTCACAGAATCCGGTTACATCGTGAGCGTTGGTAAACAGTCATTAAGAATACCAAAAGTTGGCGTGGATTGGGATCAAGCCGCCCTTGTTACTCAACTCAAGAGTATTAAGGGAAAATACCCTGATAAAACTGACGGCATTATCAGTCTACTTGATGACATTAAGTACAATGAACTTATTCGCGGCATGGATGCATTCATGATCGCGGGTTTCCCTGAGATCGCAATTTCGACTCAAGGTGTGAAATAA